From Micromonospora echinospora:
ACATCAGGGTGCGGTCACCGGCCAGGGCGCGGAGTTGCCCCACGTACGAGTCGGCCCACGAGATGCTCACCCGGACAATCTACGCATCATCCGCGATCACCTCTGTGGTTCCGGGGGGTTCCGTAGATGTGACCGCCGCCACTACTTTGTTACCCATGCGTAGCACGATGATGGACGCCCCCCTTCAGGTCGCCCGGATCCTCGAACACGGCGCCACCGTGCACGGCACGGCCGAGGTGGTCACCTGGACCGGCGCCGAACCCCGCCGGATGACGTACGCGGAGGTCGGCCGCTCCGCCGCCCGGCTGGCCCACGCGCTGCGCGCGGAGTGCGGCGTGACCGGCGACGAGCGGGTCGCGACGTTCATGTGGAACAACAACGAGCACCTGGTGGCCTACTTCGCCGTGCCGAGCATGGGGGCGGTGCTGCACACGCTCAACATCCGGCTCTTCCCCGACCAGGTCGCCTACATCGCCAACCACGCCGAGGACCGCGTGGTGCTCGTCGACACCACGCTCATCCCGCTGCTCGCCCGGGTGATCGGCGAGATGACCACTGTGGAGCATGTGGTGGTGGTCGGCGGCGGCGACCCGGCCCCGCTGCTGGCCGCGGCCGGTGACCGGATCACCGTGCACCACTGGGACGCGCTGCTGGCCGACCGCCCGGAGCACTACGACTGGCCGGAGGTGGACGAACGCGACGCGGCCGCGCTCTGCTACACCTCGGGCACCACCGGTCACCCCAAGGGTGTCGCCTACTCGCACCGCTCGATCTACCTGCACTCGCTCCAGGTCTGCATGCCGGAGGGCTTCGGCCTCGGCCCGAACGACCGTGAGCTGGCCATCGTCCCGATGTTCCACGCGATGTCCTGGGGCCTGCCGTACGCGACCTTCCTCTCCGGCGCCTCGCTGATCATGCCGGACCGGTTCCTCCAGGCCGAGCCGATCGCCGCGATGATCGCCGCCGAGCGCCCCACGCTCGCGGGCGCGGTGCCGACCATCTGGACCGACCTGCTGGCCTACCTGGACGCGCACGAGGTGGACCTCTCCTCGCTGAAGGAGGTCATCGTCGGCGGGTCGGCCTGCCCGCCGGCGCTGATGCACGCGTTCCACGACCGCTACGGCATCGACGTCATCCACGCCTGGGGCATGACCGAGATGTCGCCGCTGGGCTCGGTGTCCCGGGCGCCGGCCGGCGCGACCGGCGACGACGCCTGGCGCTACCGCTACACCCAGGGCCGCGTTCCGGCGGGCGTGACCGCGCGGATCGTCGGCCCGGCGGGTGAGCCGCTGCCCGCCGACGGGGCGTCGGTGGGCGAGCTGGAGGTGCGCGGGCCGTGGGTGACGGCCCGGTACATCGGCGACGACGTGCCGGAGGAGGAGAAGTTCCGGGACGGCTGGCTGCGCACCGGTGACGTCGGCACGCTCTCGCCGGACGGCTACATCACGCTCACCGACCGCGCCAAGGACGTGATCAAGTCGGGCGGGGAGTGGATCTCCTCGGTCGAGCTGGAGAATGCCCTGATGGCGCACCCGTCGGTGCTGGAGGCATGCGTGGTGGGCGTGCCGGACGAGCGCTGGGACGAGCGTCCGCTGGCCACCGTGGTGGTCCGCGAGGGCGCCTCGGTGACCGCCGAGGAGCTGCGGGACTTCCTGGCCGGCTCGGTGGCCCGCTGGCAGTTGCCGGAACGCTGGGCGTTCATCGACGCCGTGCCGAAGACGAGCGTCGGCAAGTTCGACAAGAAGGTGGTGCGCTCGCGGTACGCCGACGGCGGGCTCGACGTGCGGGAACTGACCGCGACGTAACGTTTCGGGGCGTACCGTCGCCTACACGGGCAGGAACACGTTTCCAACGGGCATTCCTCCCAGAGGGCGGCCCCGGCGTTCGCACCGCGCCGGGGCCGCCCGTCCGTTACGGGCTGACCCGCACCGTCATTGTTGCGAAACTTGTTCGCGTCTGTCCGGCTGTCGGGGAAATCCGGTCGCCTACTCGTCCGCGGTGGTGACCAGCACCTTGCCCACCACGCTGTCCTGCACCGCCTGCTGCGCGGCGGCGGCCTCCGCCAGCGGATACCGGTGCAGCGGCAGCCCGGCGTCCTCACCGACCCGGATCGCGCCCTGCGCCACCGCCGCCGCGATGTCCGTGACCGCCTGCGCCTTGGCGACCTTCGGCGCGGTGTAGATCAGCACGAACTGCCAGCGCGCGTTCGGACCCATCAGCGGCCGGATCGGCAACGTGACCTCGTCGCCGCCGTCGTCGGCGTACACGCAGACCGCCGCGCCGGTGCGCAGCATCCGCACGTCCGCGGCGGCGTTGCGGGCGGCGGAGACCTCGACGATCGTGTGCACCCCGTCGGGCGCGACCTTGCGGACCTCCTCGACCACGTCCTGCTCGCGATAATTGATCACGAAGTCGGCTCCGGCCGCCGCCGCGAGCTGCGCCTTCTCCGGGCTGCTCACAGTGGTGATGACGCACGCGTCGGCCCAGCTCGCGAGCTGGATCGCCGCGTTGCCCACCGCGCCCGCGCCGCCCTGCACCAGCACCACGTGGTCGCTCAGCGCGCCCGCGTGCAGCTTGTCCGGCATGTACTCACCGGCGGTCAGGCAGCGGTGCGCGGTCATGAACGGGATGCCGAGCGCCGCCCCCAGGTCGAACGACGCCGGACCGAGCGGCACCGCGTGCCGGACCGGAACCAGCGTGTACTCCGCTGCGGTGCCCCACGGCCGCTGCCACGCCGCCTCCCACACCCAGACCCGCTCGCCGATCAGCGTCCGGTCCACGCCCTCGCCGACCGCCTCGACCACCCCGGCGCCGTCCTGGTGCGGGATCTGCCAGCCGGCCGGGAGCGGCCACGCCTGCCGGGCCTTCCAGTCGGTCGGGTTCACCCCCGACACGGCCAGCCGCACCAGCACCTCGCCGGGGCCAGGCTCCGGCACGGGCCGCTCGACAACCTGGAGCACCGAGGCGTCCCCGGTGCGCTCGTACACGATCGCCTTCATCCGCCCTCCCCTTCCCACCTGCGCTACCCCGCCGCCCGCCGATCATTCAAGGAAGGGCCCCCTATTAACGCCTCAGGTAGAGGAAGGGCCCCTTGTCAACACCCCTCGACCACCTCGGGGGTGAGCGCGTCGATCGAGGGGAGCAGCACGGCCGCGAGCGCCTCGGCGTCCGGATCGAGCGGGTACGACCCGTGCGGCACCGCCACCACCCGGCACCCGGCGGCAGCCGCCGAACGGACCCCGTTCGACGAGTCCTCCACCGCCACGCAGCGGGCCGGGTCCACACCCAGCCGCCCGGCCACGGCCAGCCAGACGTCCGGCGCCGGCTTGCCCCGGGCGGTCTCCTCCGTCGACAGCGTCGCCCCGAACGACCCCGCCAGGCCCGTCGCGTCCAGCGCCGCGGCGATCAACCGGGTCGGGGAGGAACTGGCCAACCCCAGCGGCCACCGCGCGGCCACCCGGCGCACGACCTCCTCCGCCCCGTCGATCACGGGTACGCGCTGCGCGTACCGCCGGGCCATCTCGGTCACCACCTCGGTGGCGACCTGCTCGGCCGACCTGTCGACGCCCAGCTCACCGCTGAGATAGGCGGCCCACTCGCCGGTGCTCATGCCCATCAGCCGGCGCTGCGTGTCCGGTTGCCAGGTGCCGCCGTGCTGCGCCACGTACGCGCGCCGGACCTCCTCCCAAACCGGCTCGGAGTCCACGATCACGCCGTCCAGGTCGAAAAGCACCGCGTCCACCATGCCGCCATCCTGCCCCAGCCGGCGGCCCGGCTCACCGTGGCAGCGCGGCTCCGGCCGACCGCTGCGCCGGCAGACCGATCGGCGCCTTGGCCGGAATGATCGTGCGGCAGCGCGTCGCGATCGGTTCCAGCAGTTCCCGCAGCCGGGCGGTGCGCTCCGCGCCCAGCGCCCGCCACGGGCCCGAAGCGGCCCGGTCGGTGGCCTCCTCGACCGTGCGGAACGTCTCGGTGGCGTACGGCGTGGGGCTCCGGTCGTCGGTCAGCCAGCCCTTCTCCACCAGCCGCTCCTCGGCCGTGGTCCACTGCTCGTCGGTCCAGCCCCGGGCCGGCTGGTGGAACTCG
This genomic window contains:
- a CDS encoding NADPH:quinone reductase — protein: MKAIVYERTGDASVLQVVERPVPEPGPGEVLVRLAVSGVNPTDWKARQAWPLPAGWQIPHQDGAGVVEAVGEGVDRTLIGERVWVWEAAWQRPWGTAAEYTLVPVRHAVPLGPASFDLGAALGIPFMTAHRCLTAGEYMPDKLHAGALSDHVVLVQGGAGAVGNAAIQLASWADACVITTVSSPEKAQLAAAAGADFVINYREQDVVEEVRKVAPDGVHTIVEVSAARNAAADVRMLRTGAAVCVYADDGGDEVTLPIRPLMGPNARWQFVLIYTAPKVAKAQAVTDIAAAVAQGAIRVGEDAGLPLHRYPLAEAAAAQQAVQDSVVGKVLVTTADE
- a CDS encoding HAD family hydrolase, encoding MVDAVLFDLDGVIVDSEPVWEEVRRAYVAQHGGTWQPDTQRRLMGMSTGEWAAYLSGELGVDRSAEQVATEVVTEMARRYAQRVPVIDGAEEVVRRVAARWPLGLASSSPTRLIAAALDATGLAGSFGATLSTEETARGKPAPDVWLAVAGRLGVDPARCVAVEDSSNGVRSAAAAGCRVVAVPHGSYPLDPDAEALAAVLLPSIDALTPEVVEGC
- a CDS encoding fatty acid--CoA ligase, with the protein product MDAPLQVARILEHGATVHGTAEVVTWTGAEPRRMTYAEVGRSAARLAHALRAECGVTGDERVATFMWNNNEHLVAYFAVPSMGAVLHTLNIRLFPDQVAYIANHAEDRVVLVDTTLIPLLARVIGEMTTVEHVVVVGGGDPAPLLAAAGDRITVHHWDALLADRPEHYDWPEVDERDAAALCYTSGTTGHPKGVAYSHRSIYLHSLQVCMPEGFGLGPNDRELAIVPMFHAMSWGLPYATFLSGASLIMPDRFLQAEPIAAMIAAERPTLAGAVPTIWTDLLAYLDAHEVDLSSLKEVIVGGSACPPALMHAFHDRYGIDVIHAWGMTEMSPLGSVSRAPAGATGDDAWRYRYTQGRVPAGVTARIVGPAGEPLPADGASVGELEVRGPWVTARYIGDDVPEEEKFRDGWLRTGDVGTLSPDGYITLTDRAKDVIKSGGEWISSVELENALMAHPSVLEACVVGVPDERWDERPLATVVVREGASVTAEELRDFLAGSVARWQLPERWAFIDAVPKTSVGKFDKKVVRSRYADGGLDVRELTAT